From Pseudomonas sp. LS1212, the proteins below share one genomic window:
- the ilvA gene encoding threonine ammonia-lyase, biosynthetic, with product MLEQYVKKILTSRVYDVAVETPLQAAGQLSKRLNNNVLLKREDLQPVFSFKIRGAYNKMAQLSPVELARGVVTASAGNHAQGVALAARELGIKATIVMPKTTPEIKVEGVRSRGGKVVLHGDSFPEALAYSLKLVDEKGYVYIHPYDDPDTIAGQGTVAMEILRQHPGQLDAIFVPVGGGGLIAGIAAYVKYLRPEVKVIGVEPDDSNCLQAAMAAGERVVLGQVGLFADGVAVAQIGQHTFDICKHYVDEVITVSSDEICAAIKDIYDDTRSITEPAGALGVAGIKKYVEMTGAAGQTLVAIDSGANVNFDRLRHVAERAELGEGREAIIAVTIPEKAGSFKAFCEAIGKRQLTEFNYRYHTDREAHIFVGVQTHPESDPRSALLSSLTEQGFPVLDLTDNELAKLHIRHMVGGHAVRVSDEVVFRFEFPERPGALFNFLNKLGGRWNISMFHYRNHGAADGRVVAGLQVPADERHLVPEALAAIGYPYWDESDNPAYQLFLG from the coding sequence ATGCTCGAACAGTACGTCAAGAAGATCCTCACCTCGCGCGTTTACGACGTTGCCGTTGAAACCCCCTTGCAGGCCGCTGGCCAGCTCTCCAAGCGGCTGAACAACAACGTCCTGCTCAAGCGTGAAGACTTGCAGCCGGTGTTCTCCTTCAAGATTCGCGGCGCGTACAACAAGATGGCGCAATTGAGCCCGGTGGAACTGGCGCGTGGCGTGGTCACGGCCTCGGCGGGCAACCATGCCCAGGGCGTGGCTCTGGCAGCGAGGGAGCTGGGTATCAAGGCGACCATCGTCATGCCCAAGACCACGCCGGAAATCAAAGTCGAAGGCGTTCGCTCGCGCGGCGGCAAGGTCGTGCTGCACGGGGATTCCTTCCCGGAAGCGTTGGCCTACTCGCTCAAACTGGTGGACGAAAAGGGCTACGTCTATATCCACCCCTACGATGACCCGGACACTATCGCCGGCCAGGGCACCGTGGCCATGGAAATCCTGCGTCAACATCCAGGCCAGCTGGACGCGATTTTCGTGCCGGTCGGCGGCGGTGGCTTGATCGCGGGTATCGCGGCTTATGTGAAATACCTGCGTCCGGAGGTCAAGGTCATTGGCGTCGAGCCCGATGATTCCAATTGCCTGCAGGCGGCCATGGCGGCGGGGGAGCGGGTGGTGCTGGGCCAGGTCGGCCTGTTCGCCGATGGCGTGGCGGTGGCCCAGATCGGCCAGCACACCTTCGATATCTGCAAGCATTACGTCGACGAGGTCATCACCGTCAGCAGTGACGAGATCTGCGCGGCGATCAAGGATATCTACGACGACACCCGTTCGATCACCGAACCTGCGGGAGCCCTGGGCGTCGCCGGGATCAAGAAATATGTGGAAATGACCGGTGCTGCCGGGCAGACACTGGTTGCCATCGACTCGGGCGCCAACGTGAATTTCGATCGTCTGCGGCATGTGGCCGAGCGAGCGGAGCTGGGCGAAGGTCGCGAGGCGATTATCGCCGTGACCATTCCAGAGAAGGCCGGCAGCTTCAAGGCCTTCTGCGAAGCCATCGGCAAGCGCCAGCTCACCGAATTCAACTACCGCTATCACACGGACCGCGAAGCGCACATTTTCGTCGGTGTGCAGACGCATCCCGAGAGTGACCCGCGCAGTGCCTTGCTCAGCAGTCTGACCGAGCAGGGATTTCCGGTGCTGGACCTGACCGACAATGAACTGGCCAAGCTGCACATCCGCCACATGGTGGGCGGGCACGCGGTGAGGGTCAGCGACGAAGTGGTGTTTCGCTTCGAGTTCCCCGAGCGTCCGGGGGCGCTGTTCAACTTCCTCAATAAGTTGGGGGGGCGCTGGAATATCTCGATGTTCCACTATCGCAATCACGGCGCTGCCGATGGCCGCGTGGTCGCGGGCCTGCAAGTCCCCGCCGATGAGCGCCACCTGGTGCCGGAGGCCTTGGCGGCGATCGGTTATCCGTACTGGGATGAAAGCGATAACCCGGCGTATCAGTTGTTTCTTGGTTGA
- the rpiA gene encoding ribose-5-phosphate isomerase RpiA, translating to MTQDQLKQAVAQAAVDFILPKLDDKSIVGVGTGSTANCFIDALAQHKGAFDGAVASSEATAARLKGHGIPVYELNTVSELEFYVDGADETNEHLALIKGGGAALTREKIVAAVAKTFICIADGSKLVPVLGAFPLPVEVIPMARSHVARQLVKLGGDPVYREGVITDNGNIILDVHNLQITNPVELESQINAIVGVVTNGLFAARPADLLLLGTAEGVKTLRN from the coding sequence ATGACCCAGGACCAACTCAAACAGGCCGTCGCCCAGGCCGCTGTTGATTTCATTCTGCCCAAACTCGACGACAAGAGCATTGTCGGTGTAGGGACTGGCTCGACCGCCAACTGCTTCATCGACGCGCTGGCCCAGCACAAGGGCGCCTTCGACGGCGCAGTGGCCAGCTCCGAAGCCACTGCGGCACGCCTCAAGGGTCACGGGATTCCGGTATACGAACTCAATACCGTCAGCGAGCTGGAGTTCTACGTCGACGGCGCCGACGAAACCAACGAACACCTGGCATTGATCAAGGGCGGCGGCGCAGCCCTGACCCGGGAGAAGATCGTCGCAGCAGTCGCCAAGACCTTCATCTGCATCGCCGACGGCAGCAAGCTGGTGCCTGTGCTCGGCGCGTTCCCGCTGCCCGTGGAGGTCATCCCGATGGCCCGCAGCCACGTGGCCCGGCAACTGGTGAAACTGGGCGGCGACCCGGTTTACCGTGAAGGCGTGATTACCGATAACGGCAATATCATTCTGGACGTGCACAACCTGCAGATTACCAATCCGGTGGAGCTGGAAAGCCAGATCAATGCCATCGTGGGCGTGGTGACGAACGGTCTGTTTGCGGCGCGTCCGGCGGATTTGCTGTTGCTGGGGACTGCTGAAGGCGTGAAGACACTGCGTAATTAA
- a CDS encoding SdiA-regulated domain-containing protein yields MRRSLRLPIVLLIVSLLGLLLLGLAGQHYRLFERAWFNMKVWLHPAEQAIGLDRYQVVLEAKVIEGLDDDISALTFDPDRNSLFTVTNQRSELIELSLDGRILRRIALIGFGDPEAVEYIAPDTYVITDEREQRLIKVHLDDDTRFLDAQDAEQLTLGIGLNGNKGFEGLAYDSAGKRLFVAKERDPMLIYEVHGFPHYKEERHYSVHVVQNQRRDARLFVRDLSSLQFDERSGHLLALSDESQLVLELDVDGRPISSMSLRKGFQGLSKSVPQAEGIAMDDEGAIYLVSEPNLFYVFRRPD; encoded by the coding sequence ATGCGTCGTTCCTTACGCCTCCCCATCGTTCTTCTGATTGTCAGCCTCCTTGGTCTGCTCTTGCTCGGGCTGGCGGGTCAGCACTATCGGCTGTTCGAACGCGCATGGTTCAACATGAAGGTCTGGTTGCATCCGGCCGAGCAGGCCATTGGTCTGGATCGCTACCAGGTGGTGCTTGAGGCGAAGGTCATCGAAGGGCTCGATGACGATATTTCGGCACTGACCTTCGATCCTGACCGCAACAGCTTGTTCACGGTCACCAACCAGCGTTCGGAATTGATCGAACTGTCGCTCGACGGGCGCATTCTGCGTCGTATCGCCCTCATCGGTTTCGGCGACCCGGAGGCGGTGGAATATATTGCCCCGGACACTTATGTCATCACCGACGAACGCGAGCAGCGCCTGATCAAGGTGCATCTGGATGACGACACCCGGTTTCTCGATGCCCAGGATGCCGAGCAACTGACGCTGGGTATCGGGCTGAACGGCAACAAGGGGTTCGAGGGCCTGGCTTACGATTCGGCGGGTAAGCGCCTGTTCGTGGCCAAGGAGCGCGACCCGATGCTGATCTATGAGGTGCATGGTTTTCCACACTACAAGGAAGAACGGCACTACTCGGTGCATGTGGTTCAGAACCAGCGCCGTGATGCCCGGCTGTTTGTGCGCGATCTTTCCAGCTTGCAGTTCGATGAACGCAGCGGCCACTTACTGGCGCTTTCCGATGAGTCGCAGCTGGTGCTGGAGCTCGATGTGGATGGCCGACCGATCAGCAGCATGTCACTGCGCAAGGGGTTTCAGGGCTTGAGCAAGAGCGTGCCGCAGGCAGAGGGGATCGCCATGGATGATGAGGGGGCGATTTATCTGGTTAGTGAGCCCAACCTGTTTTACGTCTTTCGCAGGCCGGATTGA
- a CDS encoding SdiA-regulated domain-containing protein, which translates to MSTPSSPVHNASSPRKRRFFLPWYGWLLLAGVLGYGVAIAMHWDDRGRLWLQERLESMPKREASIWLPDYRFDIDAKVLPGMEDDEASDLAYSPKSKTLFSVMGSNPFLVELTLDGDVLRKIPLVGWSNPEGVTVLENGRLAIVDERNHSLVIVTVSADTQTLNIADFPQYDLGSSANQNKAFEAVAWDPRAGHLLLGEERPPALFAWKSDGNGQLSGEKQSVPSETLDMRNLSALGIDPRTGHTLALSADSHMLLELDEKGEQVSFISLLGGFNGLKKTIPRAEGVAMDEQGTVYIVSEPDLFYRLRKP; encoded by the coding sequence ATGTCCACCCCTTCAAGCCCGGTCCATAACGCTTCGAGCCCTCGCAAGCGCCGCTTCTTCCTGCCTTGGTATGGGTGGCTGTTGTTGGCCGGCGTGCTGGGCTACGGGGTCGCCATCGCCATGCATTGGGATGACCGCGGCCGGCTCTGGCTCCAGGAACGCCTCGAAAGCATGCCCAAGCGTGAGGCGAGCATCTGGCTGCCGGACTATCGCTTCGATATCGATGCCAAGGTGCTGCCAGGCATGGAGGACGACGAGGCATCGGACCTTGCTTACAGCCCAAAAAGCAAAACCTTGTTCTCGGTGATGGGGAGCAACCCCTTTCTGGTCGAGTTGACCCTGGACGGCGATGTCCTGCGCAAGATACCGCTGGTCGGCTGGAGCAATCCCGAGGGAGTCACCGTGCTCGAGAACGGGCGTTTGGCGATTGTCGACGAGCGCAACCACTCGCTGGTAATCGTTACCGTCAGCGCCGATACCCAGACGCTGAACATTGCCGATTTCCCCCAATATGACCTGGGTTCATCGGCAAATCAGAACAAGGCTTTCGAAGCGGTCGCCTGGGACCCGCGTGCCGGCCACCTGCTGTTGGGTGAAGAGCGTCCGCCGGCCTTGTTTGCCTGGAAAAGCGACGGCAATGGCCAGTTGTCGGGTGAAAAGCAGAGCGTACCCTCTGAAACGCTCGATATGCGTAACCTTTCTGCCCTGGGCATCGATCCCCGCACCGGCCACACCCTGGCGCTTTCGGCAGACTCGCACATGCTGCTGGAGCTCGATGAAAAGGGTGAGCAAGTCAGCTTCATCAGCCTGCTGGGTGGATTCAACGGCCTGAAAAAAACCATCCCGCGCGCGGAAGGCGTGGCCATGGACGAGCAAGGTACGGTGTACATCGTGAGCGAGCCGGACCTGTTCTACCGCTTGCGCAAACCCTGA
- a CDS encoding fumarylacetoacetate hydrolase family protein: MSYQHQYVDGTRIHFPLGKVVCIGRNYAEHAKELNNPVPTEPLLFIKPGSCVVSLDGGFKIPTERGSVHYEAEIAVLLGKPLSTNPSKEEVLDAISGYAPALDLTLRDLQARLKEKGLPWELAKSFDGACVLPPFVAGSSFNDPGDIGIRLTINGEVRQDGNSALMLNPIVPMIQHMAAQFSLQAGDVILTGTPAGVGPLSPGDELVLELPGVSRFESRVL; this comes from the coding sequence ATGAGCTATCAGCACCAGTATGTCGATGGAACGCGCATCCACTTTCCGCTGGGAAAAGTGGTCTGCATCGGGCGCAACTACGCCGAACACGCGAAAGAGCTGAATAATCCGGTGCCGACCGAGCCCCTGCTGTTCATCAAGCCCGGTAGCTGCGTGGTGTCGCTGGACGGTGGCTTCAAGATCCCGACCGAGCGTGGCTCGGTGCACTACGAAGCGGAAATTGCTGTGTTGCTCGGCAAGCCATTGTCGACCAACCCGAGCAAGGAAGAGGTGCTCGACGCCATTTCCGGTTATGCCCCGGCCCTGGACCTGACCCTGCGTGACTTGCAGGCAAGGCTGAAGGAAAAGGGCTTGCCGTGGGAGCTGGCCAAGTCGTTCGATGGTGCCTGTGTCCTGCCGCCGTTCGTGGCCGGCAGCAGCTTTAACGATCCGGGCGATATCGGCATCCGCTTGACCATCAATGGCGAGGTTCGCCAGGACGGCAACAGCGCGTTGATGCTCAACCCGATCGTGCCGATGATCCAGCACATGGCCGCGCAGTTTTCGCTGCAGGCCGGTGATGTGATCCTGACCGGCACCCCTGCCGGGGTCGGCCCGCTCAGCCCGGGCGATGAGCTGGTGCTCGAGCTGCCGGGCGTCAGTCGCTTCGAGAGCCGCGTGCTCTGA
- a CDS encoding FAD-binding oxidoreductase, with protein sequence MTNPALIDELKTLVEPGKVLTDANSLDAYGKDWTRHFAPAPLAIVFPKTTEQVQAIVRWANQHMVALVPSGGRTGLSAAAVAANGEVVVSFDYMNQVLEFNAVDRTAVCQPGVVTEQLQNLAEEKGLYYPVDFASAGSSQIGGNIGTNAGGIKVIRYGMTRNWVAGMKVVTGKGDLLELNKDLIKNATGYDLRQLFIGAEGTLGFVVEATMRLDRAPKNLTAMVLGTSDFDSIMPVLHAFQNKLDLTAFEFFSDKALAKVLARGDVPAPFESDCPFYALLEFEATTEEVANDALATFEHCVEQGWVVDGVMSQSEQQLQNLWKLREYISETISHWTPYKNDISVTVSKVPAFLKDIDAIVGEHYPDFEIVWFGHIGDGNLHLNILKPENLSKDEFFAKCATVNKWVFETVQKYNGSISAEHGVGMTKRDYLTYSRSPVEIEYMKAVKAAFDPNGIMNPGKIFAVE encoded by the coding sequence ATGACCAATCCTGCCCTGATTGATGAACTGAAGACCCTGGTTGAGCCTGGCAAGGTGTTGACCGACGCCAACTCCCTCGATGCTTACGGCAAGGATTGGACCAGGCATTTCGCCCCGGCACCGCTGGCGATCGTCTTCCCGAAAACAACTGAGCAGGTCCAGGCCATTGTACGCTGGGCCAACCAGCACATGGTCGCGCTGGTTCCTTCGGGCGGTCGTACCGGCCTCTCAGCGGCGGCGGTGGCGGCCAACGGCGAGGTCGTGGTGTCGTTCGACTACATGAATCAGGTGCTGGAATTCAATGCCGTGGATCGCACCGCGGTCTGCCAGCCAGGCGTCGTGACCGAGCAGCTGCAGAACCTGGCCGAAGAAAAGGGCTTGTACTACCCGGTTGACTTCGCTTCTGCTGGTTCCAGCCAGATTGGCGGCAATATCGGCACCAATGCCGGCGGGATCAAGGTTATTCGCTACGGCATGACTCGCAACTGGGTCGCTGGCATGAAAGTGGTGACCGGCAAGGGCGACCTGCTTGAACTGAACAAGGATCTGATCAAGAACGCGACCGGCTATGACCTGCGCCAGTTGTTCATCGGTGCCGAAGGTACGCTGGGTTTTGTGGTCGAGGCCACCATGCGCCTGGATCGCGCACCGAAGAACCTGACCGCGATGGTCCTGGGCACCAGCGATTTCGACTCGATCATGCCGGTGTTGCACGCCTTCCAGAACAAGCTCGACCTGACGGCCTTCGAGTTTTTCTCCGACAAGGCCCTGGCCAAGGTGTTGGCGCGTGGCGACGTGCCTGCACCGTTCGAGTCCGACTGCCCGTTCTACGCGCTGCTGGAATTCGAAGCGACCACCGAAGAGGTGGCCAACGATGCTCTGGCCACCTTCGAGCACTGCGTGGAGCAGGGCTGGGTGGTCGATGGCGTCATGAGCCAGAGCGAGCAGCAGTTGCAGAACCTGTGGAAGTTGCGCGAGTACATCTCCGAAACCATTTCCCACTGGACCCCGTACAAGAACGACATTTCGGTCACTGTCTCGAAAGTGCCGGCGTTCTTGAAGGATATTGATGCCATCGTCGGCGAACACTACCCGGACTTCGAAATCGTCTGGTTCGGCCACATCGGTGACGGCAACCTGCACCTGAACATTCTCAAGCCGGAAAACCTGAGCAAGGACGAGTTCTTCGCCAAGTGCGCCACGGTCAACAAGTGGGTGTTCGAGACCGTACAGAAGTACAACGGCTCGATTTCGGCGGAACACGGCGTCGGTATGACCAAGCGCGATTACCTGACCTACAGCCGTTCGCCGGTTGAAATCGAGTACATGAAGGCAGTGAAGGCGGCGTTCGACCCGAACGGGATCATGAACCCGGGCAAGATCTTCGCCGTCGAGTGA
- the serA gene encoding phosphoglycerate dehydrogenase, translating into MSKTSLDKSKIKFLLLEGVHQSAVDVLKAAGYTSIEYLTGSLPEAELKEKIADAHFIGIRSRTQLTEEVFDCAKKLVAVGCFCIGTNQVDLAAARERGIAVFNAPYSNTRSVAELVLAEAILLLRGIPEKNASCHRGGWIKSAANSFEIRGKKLGIVGYGSIGTQLSVLAEGLGMQVYFYDTITKLPLGNATQVASLTELLGMSDIVSLHVPETAATQWMIGEKEIRAIKKGGILINAARGTVVELDALANAIKDKHLIGAAIDVFPVEPRSNDEEFESPLRGLDNVILTPHIGGSTAEAQANIGLEVAEKLVKYSDNGTSVSSVNFPEVALPAHPGKHRLLHIHENIPGVLSEINKVFAENSINISGQFLQTNEKVGYVVIDVDAEYSDLAQEKLQHIKGTIRSRVLF; encoded by the coding sequence ATGAGCAAGACTTCTCTCGATAAGAGCAAGATCAAGTTCCTTCTTCTCGAAGGCGTCCACCAATCCGCCGTGGACGTCCTCAAGGCCGCCGGGTACACCAGCATCGAGTACCTCACCGGTTCTCTGCCGGAAGCCGAGCTGAAGGAAAAGATCGCCGATGCCCACTTCATCGGCATTCGCTCGCGCACCCAACTGACCGAAGAGGTTTTCGACTGCGCCAAGAAACTGGTCGCTGTCGGCTGTTTCTGCATCGGTACCAACCAGGTCGACCTCGCCGCTGCTCGCGAACGCGGCATCGCGGTGTTCAACGCACCGTACTCCAACACCCGTTCGGTCGCCGAGCTGGTATTGGCAGAAGCCATCCTGCTGCTGCGCGGCATTCCTGAGAAGAACGCTTCCTGCCACCGTGGCGGCTGGATCAAAAGCGCGGCCAACTCCTTCGAAATCCGCGGCAAAAAGCTGGGTATCGTCGGTTATGGCTCGATCGGCACGCAATTGTCGGTGCTGGCCGAAGGCCTGGGGATGCAGGTGTACTTCTATGACACCATCACCAAGCTGCCGCTGGGCAATGCCACTCAAGTGGCCAGCCTGACCGAGCTGCTGGGCATGTCCGACATCGTCTCCCTGCACGTACCGGAAACCGCTGCCACCCAGTGGATGATCGGCGAGAAGGAAATCCGCGCCATCAAGAAGGGCGGCATTCTGATCAACGCCGCTCGCGGCACCGTGGTCGAGCTCGACGCCCTGGCCAACGCCATCAAGGACAAGCACCTGATCGGCGCAGCCATCGACGTATTCCCGGTCGAGCCACGCTCGAACGACGAAGAGTTCGAAAGCCCGCTGCGTGGCCTGGACAACGTGATCCTGACCCCGCACATCGGCGGCTCGACTGCAGAAGCCCAGGCCAACATCGGCCTGGAAGTTGCCGAGAAGCTGGTCAAGTACAGCGACAACGGTACGTCGGTGTCTTCGGTCAACTTCCCGGAAGTGGCGCTGCCGGCTCACCCTGGCAAGCACCGCCTGCTGCACATCCACGAGAACATCCCGGGTGTGTTGAGCGAGATCAACAAGGTCTTCGCCGAAAACAGCATCAACATCTCCGGTCAGTTCCTGCAGACCAACGAGAAGGTCGGCTACGTGGTGATCGACGTCGACGCCGAGTACTCAGACCTGGCGCAAGAAAAACTGCAGCACATCAAGGGCACTATCCGTTCCCGCGTATTGTTCTGA
- a CDS encoding transporter substrate-binding domain-containing protein, with translation MRFTIGILLTALLSPLAHAELIDDVNDRGELRIAIETDAPPFSYKENGEWMGFEIELGNMLARELDVNPSFIETDSTDLLTGVESGKYDIALNHISATPELMNQVDVSEPYYSNALTIVRKEEKRPIGPDEHLKGLILSAAQPSQFAEQVQVIPNATHDSKLPAEEEAQVGPKKSLVIPFQKGNPAFAGALDRALDRIKADGRLDALSKKWFSPEPDKKPKP, from the coding sequence ATGCGTTTTACCATAGGGATACTGCTTACAGCCCTCTTGAGCCCATTGGCTCACGCCGAATTGATCGATGATGTAAATGATCGTGGCGAACTGCGTATTGCCATAGAAACCGACGCTCCCCCGTTCAGCTACAAGGAAAACGGCGAGTGGATGGGTTTCGAGATCGAGCTGGGGAACATGCTGGCTCGTGAACTGGACGTCAATCCCTCGTTCATCGAGACCGACTCGACCGATCTACTGACTGGGGTGGAAAGCGGCAAGTACGACATCGCCCTGAACCATATCTCGGCGACGCCCGAGCTGATGAATCAAGTGGACGTCAGTGAGCCTTACTACTCCAATGCGCTGACGATCGTACGCAAGGAAGAAAAACGCCCAATAGGCCCGGACGAACACCTCAAGGGGTTGATCCTGAGCGCAGCCCAGCCCAGCCAGTTCGCCGAGCAGGTGCAGGTCATCCCCAACGCGACTCACGACAGCAAACTACCCGCTGAGGAAGAGGCGCAGGTTGGTCCGAAAAAGAGTCTGGTGATCCCCTTCCAGAAAGGTAACCCAGCCTTTGCCGGCGCCCTGGATAGAGCCCTTGATCGCATCAAGGCCGATGGTCGCCTGGATGCGCTTTCGAAGAAGTGGTTCAGCCCCGAGCCGGACAAGAAGCCGAAGCCCTAG
- a CDS encoding DUF523 domain-containing protein, which produces MHKLLVSACLLGHPVRYDGKGGGPFDQLTAWQQEGRLVLLCPEVAGGLPTPRPPAEIAGGQGSEVLDGQARVLTVAGEDVSGAFLAGAEQALRLVRQHGIHIAILKSGSPSCGNLLIYDGTFSGTKVSGEGVTAALLRREGLEVFSELELPAAALALARLES; this is translated from the coding sequence ATGCATAAGCTATTGGTCAGTGCTTGCCTGCTGGGCCATCCCGTGCGTTATGACGGCAAGGGTGGCGGGCCTTTCGACCAGTTGACGGCCTGGCAGCAGGAGGGGCGACTGGTGTTGCTGTGCCCCGAGGTTGCCGGCGGGTTGCCGACGCCACGTCCACCGGCGGAGATTGCGGGCGGGCAGGGCAGTGAAGTCCTCGATGGGCAGGCGCGGGTCCTGACAGTGGCCGGTGAAGACGTCAGCGGCGCTTTTCTTGCTGGCGCCGAGCAGGCGCTGCGGTTGGTGCGCCAGCACGGCATCCACATTGCCATCCTCAAGTCCGGCAGCCCTTCGTGCGGCAATTTGCTGATCTATGACGGCACTTTCAGCGGGACCAAGGTCAGCGGTGAGGGCGTTACCGCTGCCTTGCTTCGGCGTGAAGGGCTTGAGGTTTTCAGTGAGCTGGAGCTTCCGGCCGCTGCACTGGCATTGGCCAGACTGGAATCCTAG
- a CDS encoding 2OG-Fe(II) oxygenase — translation MRVMQISSDHPLLLRIVDDLAARGWSQQNIFLPESLTLELAAECRQRGAEGELAPAAVGRGPAQEVREGIRGDHIQWLEPGQSEPCDRYLGLMDSLREALNRGLFLGLEDYESHFALYPPGAFYRKHVDRFRDDDRRMVSAVIYLNQAWLPEHGGQLRMYLKDGVEYDVTPTGGCLVVFLSGEVPHEVLPASRDRLSLTGWFRRRGNEPF, via the coding sequence ATGCGCGTCATGCAAATATCCTCTGATCATCCGCTGCTGTTACGTATTGTCGACGATCTGGCTGCACGCGGCTGGTCGCAACAAAACATCTTTCTTCCAGAGTCTCTGACCCTGGAACTGGCGGCTGAGTGCCGTCAACGTGGGGCCGAAGGCGAGCTGGCGCCCGCGGCGGTCGGTCGAGGTCCTGCCCAGGAGGTTCGCGAAGGTATCCGTGGCGACCATATTCAGTGGCTCGAGCCTGGTCAGTCCGAGCCTTGTGACCGCTATCTGGGGTTGATGGACAGTCTGCGCGAAGCCCTCAATCGCGGGCTGTTCCTGGGGCTGGAAGATTACGAGAGCCATTTTGCGCTGTACCCGCCGGGTGCTTTCTATCGCAAGCATGTCGACCGTTTTCGTGACGACGACCGGCGCATGGTTTCAGCGGTGATCTACCTCAACCAGGCCTGGCTGCCCGAACATGGCGGTCAATTGCGCATGTATTTGAAAGACGGGGTGGAATACGACGTGACCCCGACCGGGGGCTGCCTGGTGGTGTTTCTTTCCGGGGAGGTCCCGCACGAGGTGCTGCCAGCCAGCCGGGATCGACTCTCGTTGACCGGCTGGTTCCGTCGCCGTGGCAACGAGCCCTTCTGA
- a CDS encoding DUF2059 domain-containing protein, whose amino-acid sequence MRRLLFLLMMFCTLPAWSDSLDQLYKVAGWPEQRAHFTDALDAAQQRYRDSLPPAVFQALVNNSNQRFAPKAMDKRAEEHLRKNLADPAPALQFFQSPLGRKIVAAELLATRRDQLAKNAQGLPQIQASATRALLIRHLAQALPAREAGAEVSLAIAGVAADSLSQMIPGLLGGAQAQGMLDGQRARLMEQIGNDLDNTLLYVYRDLSDPELEEFANFAESPEGKAYYKAALAAIRAGLAVGQSTSSLNQSGN is encoded by the coding sequence ATGCGTCGCTTGCTATTCCTACTCATGATGTTCTGCACCCTGCCGGCCTGGTCAGACAGCCTTGACCAGCTATATAAGGTGGCCGGCTGGCCAGAACAACGTGCGCATTTCACCGATGCCCTCGATGCGGCCCAGCAACGCTATCGCGATAGCCTGCCGCCTGCGGTGTTCCAGGCCTTGGTCAACAACAGCAACCAGCGTTTCGCGCCCAAGGCCATGGACAAACGCGCCGAGGAACACCTGCGCAAAAACCTCGCCGACCCGGCACCCGCCTTGCAGTTCTTCCAGTCGCCGCTGGGTCGCAAGATCGTCGCCGCCGAATTGCTGGCGACCCGGCGTGATCAATTGGCAAAAAATGCCCAGGGCTTGCCGCAGATCCAGGCCAGCGCCACCCGCGCCCTGCTGATCCGGCACCTGGCCCAGGCCTTGCCTGCTCGTGAGGCGGGTGCCGAAGTCAGCCTGGCAATCGCCGGTGTGGCCGCTGACAGTCTCAGTCAGATGATCCCTGGCCTGCTGGGCGGCGCCCAGGCCCAGGGCATGCTCGATGGTCAGCGCGCACGGTTGATGGAGCAGATCGGCAACGACCTGGACAACACCCTGCTGTATGTCTATCGCGACCTGTCCGACCCGGAACTGGAAGAGTTCGCCAATTTTGCCGAATCCCCCGAAGGCAAGGCTTACTACAAGGCAGCGCTGGCGGCCATTCGCGCCGGTCTCGCCGTCGGGCAAAGCACTTCGAGCCTGAATCAGTCAGGCAACTGA